The Mesobacillus jeotgali genome window below encodes:
- a CDS encoding CtsR family transcriptional regulator: protein MRNISDIIEHYLKQVLEMSDKDIVEIKRSEIADKFQCVPSQINYVINTRFTIERGYLVESKRGGGGYIRIIKVQAYDHAHLIDDLLSLIQTRISQSSAEHVIFRLVEEDVVTDREAKIMLSVLDRSVLYIELPQRDELRARMLKAMLMALKYK, encoded by the coding sequence GTGAGGAATATATCGGACATCATAGAACATTACCTTAAGCAGGTTTTAGAAATGAGCGATAAGGACATCGTTGAGATCAAGCGAAGTGAAATCGCCGATAAATTTCAGTGCGTGCCGTCCCAGATCAATTATGTCATCAATACAAGGTTCACGATTGAACGGGGCTATCTTGTTGAGAGCAAACGGGGTGGCGGAGGCTACATCCGGATCATCAAAGTCCAGGCATATGATCATGCACATTTGATTGATGATTTACTGTCTTTGATTCAGACACGAATTTCGCAAAGCAGCGCTGAGCATGTCATCTTCCGTCTTGTTGAGGAGGATGTAGTCACTGACCGTGAGGCGAAGATCATGCTGAGTGTGCTCGACAGGTCCGTCCTGTATATAGAGCTTCCGCAGCGTGATGAGCTGCGTGCGAGGATGTTGAAGGCAATGCTTATGGCATTGAAGTATAAATAA
- a CDS encoding UvrB/UvrC motif-containing protein, which yields MICQECNQRPATLHFTNYSNGEKSELHLCEICAQEKGELFMVNNGPAFSINSLLAGLLNMEPAFPEKKKEAFEAEQVVQCPQCSMTFPQFVKVGRFGCATCYDAFREQLTPIVRRLHSGNSVHNGKIPKRIGGDLHLRKTVDQLKQTLKNLISAEEFEKAAETRDQIRELERKLSAGLEGGE from the coding sequence ATGATCTGCCAAGAGTGTAATCAAAGGCCGGCAACGCTGCACTTCACGAATTATTCAAATGGAGAAAAATCAGAATTGCACTTGTGTGAAATATGCGCACAAGAAAAAGGCGAATTGTTTATGGTGAACAACGGCCCTGCTTTTTCGATCAATAGCTTGCTTGCTGGTTTGCTGAATATGGAGCCTGCTTTTCCTGAAAAGAAAAAGGAAGCTTTTGAAGCGGAGCAGGTTGTGCAATGCCCGCAATGTTCAATGACGTTTCCGCAGTTTGTAAAGGTAGGCAGGTTTGGCTGTGCGACTTGTTATGATGCTTTTCGCGAACAGCTGACCCCGATTGTCAGGAGACTCCATAGCGGAAATTCCGTCCATAATGGAAAAATTCCTAAAAGGATCGGTGGCGACCTTCATCTAAGAAAGACAGTTGACCAGCTTAAGCAAACCTTGAAAAACCTCATTTCAGCGGAGGAATTTGAGAAAGCTGCTGAGACAAGGGACCAAATAAGGGAACTTGAAAGGAAATTGTCAGCAGGTCTAGAGGGAGGGGAGTAG